From the genome of Streptomyces sp. NBC_01341, one region includes:
- a CDS encoding aldo/keto reductase, with amino-acid sequence MPFARLNRATTPTSHIGLGLAAVGRPGYINLRRDRDLPADRSVDALRARTHELLDAAYAQGVRYIDVARSYGRAEEFLADWLAVRPDATDMVIGSKWGYTYTADWRVDAEAPEVKDHGLATFERQYGETTGLLGDRLDLYQIHSVTADSPALGDKDLHARLAELAASGTTVGFSTSGPAQADAVRAALAVTVDGEPLFRTVQATYNALETSAGPALSEAHDAGLTVIVKEAMANGRLAGTEAPAVVQEIGADAGLDADAVALALVLHQPWAGVVLSGAATVTQLAANLHSPLLDLDPERLDRLSALVEEPEAYWRHRASLPWS; translated from the coding sequence ATGCCCTTCGCCCGCCTGAACCGAGCGACCACCCCGACCTCCCACATCGGGCTCGGCCTGGCCGCTGTCGGCAGGCCCGGCTACATCAACCTGCGGCGCGACCGGGACCTCCCGGCCGACCGCAGTGTCGACGCGCTGCGGGCCCGCACGCACGAACTCCTGGACGCGGCCTACGCCCAGGGGGTCCGCTACATCGACGTGGCCCGCTCCTACGGCCGCGCCGAGGAGTTCCTCGCCGACTGGCTCGCCGTCCGCCCCGACGCGACGGACATGGTCATCGGCAGCAAGTGGGGTTACACCTACACCGCCGACTGGCGCGTGGACGCCGAGGCGCCCGAGGTGAAGGACCACGGCCTCGCCACCTTCGAGCGTCAGTACGGCGAGACCACCGGTCTCCTGGGTGACCGGCTCGACCTCTACCAGATCCACTCGGTGACCGCCGACAGCCCGGCGCTCGGCGACAAGGACCTGCACGCGCGCCTCGCCGAGCTGGCCGCGAGCGGCACCACGGTCGGCTTCTCCACGAGCGGGCCGGCCCAGGCCGACGCCGTCCGGGCCGCGCTCGCGGTGACCGTGGACGGCGAACCCCTCTTCCGCACGGTCCAGGCGACCTACAACGCCCTGGAGACCTCCGCCGGGCCGGCGCTCTCCGAGGCGCACGACGCCGGGCTCACGGTGATCGTCAAGGAGGCCATGGCCAACGGCCGCCTCGCCGGAACCGAGGCGCCCGCCGTCGTCCAGGAGATCGGCGCCGACGCGGGACTGGACGCCGACGCCGTCGCCCTGGCGCTCGTGCTCCACCAGCCGTGGGCGGGCGTCGTGCTGTCCGGTGCGGCGACCGTCACCCAGCTGGCGGCCAATCTGCACTCCCCGCTGCTCGACCTCGACCCGGAGCGGCTCGACCGGCTGTCGGCTCTGGTGGAGGAGCCGGAGGCCTACTGGCGCCACCGGGCCTCGCTGCCCTGGAGCTGA
- a CDS encoding TetR/AcrR family transcriptional regulator — MTLDREQVLRSAAALLSRRSTATMDEVARAAGIGRATLHRHFAGRDALVGALEDLGIREFEAALDAAGLDEGAAEDGLRRLIAHVEPSAGLLSFLVTENQLFEGDDVNEGWSRLDARVSAFFRRGQERGEFRIDLTPAWLTEALYGLIGSCAWSIQTGRVAAQDFPYMIVELLLGGARRSVEK; from the coding sequence ATGACACTCGACCGCGAGCAGGTGCTGCGCAGCGCCGCCGCACTGCTCAGCCGCAGATCCACCGCGACCATGGACGAGGTCGCCCGGGCCGCGGGCATCGGCCGTGCCACCCTGCACCGGCACTTCGCCGGGCGGGACGCCCTGGTCGGTGCGCTGGAAGACCTCGGAATCCGGGAGTTCGAGGCCGCACTGGACGCCGCCGGCCTCGACGAGGGCGCCGCCGAGGACGGACTCCGCCGGCTGATCGCGCACGTCGAGCCCAGTGCGGGCCTGCTGTCCTTCCTCGTGACCGAGAACCAGCTCTTCGAGGGCGACGACGTCAACGAAGGATGGAGCCGTCTGGACGCCAGGGTCTCCGCCTTCTTCCGGCGCGGCCAGGAACGCGGCGAGTTCCGGATCGACCTCACACCGGCCTGGCTCACCGAGGCCCTCTACGGCCTGATCGGCAGCTGCGCGTGGTCCATACAGACGGGCAGGGTCGCCGCGCAGGACTTCCCTTACATGATCGTCGAGTTGCTCCTCGGCGGAGCACGCCGGAGCGTGGAGAAATGA
- a CDS encoding MFS transporter, giving the protein MSGTDQSADTTGDVRDPGRWIALAVLVLAVLLVAVDATVLGLATPFLSEDLEPTGTQLLWIGDVYSFVIAGLLVSMGSLGDRIGRKKLLLTGATAFGAVSVLNAYASSPEMMILARALLGVAGATLMPSTLALIRNLFHDPRERSLAVGIWGAMASAGAAVGPVVGGLLLEHFWWGSVFLINLPVMAVLVAVGIKMIPESRNPAPGPWDLPSVGLSMIGLIGVVYAVKEAAAHGVTPKTVVVVLVGIGALVWFVRRQLKLPAPLLDMRLFHHRGFSGAVLADLLTILGLSGIVFFLSQFLQLVQGRGPLEAGLAELPAAVGAVTAGLMAGNVARRFSVRSVVAGGLGAIGVSLAVVTVIHKETGYPLIGALLLVVGVGAGFAFTVTSDVILSSVPKEQAGSASAVSETAYELGAALGIALLGSIVTGVYQGFATPEGVSPRAAAAAHESLGGAVEMADNLPSPLAGELVTAAQEAFVNGLRVSAAVGAVVLLATAAAAWFLLRNEKLQEGIIADE; this is encoded by the coding sequence ATGAGCGGCACCGACCAGTCGGCGGACACCACCGGCGACGTGCGTGATCCGGGGCGGTGGATCGCCCTCGCCGTCCTCGTCCTGGCCGTGCTGCTCGTCGCCGTCGACGCCACCGTCCTCGGCCTGGCGACGCCCTTCCTCAGCGAGGACCTCGAACCGACGGGCACCCAGCTGCTCTGGATCGGTGACGTCTACTCCTTCGTGATCGCCGGGCTCCTCGTGTCCATGGGCAGCCTCGGTGACCGCATCGGACGCAAGAAACTGCTGCTGACCGGCGCCACGGCGTTCGGGGCGGTGTCCGTGCTCAACGCCTACGCCTCCAGTCCCGAGATGATGATCCTGGCCCGGGCCCTGCTCGGCGTCGCGGGCGCGACCCTGATGCCGTCCACCCTCGCCCTGATCCGGAACCTCTTCCACGACCCGCGCGAACGCAGCCTAGCCGTCGGCATCTGGGGGGCGATGGCCTCGGCGGGAGCCGCGGTGGGGCCGGTCGTGGGCGGTCTCCTGCTGGAGCACTTCTGGTGGGGATCGGTCTTCCTGATCAACCTGCCGGTGATGGCGGTCCTGGTCGCCGTCGGCATCAAGATGATCCCCGAGTCCAGGAACCCGGCACCGGGCCCGTGGGACCTCCCCAGCGTGGGGCTGTCCATGATCGGCCTGATCGGCGTCGTATACGCCGTCAAGGAGGCGGCCGCCCACGGGGTGACCCCGAAGACCGTCGTGGTGGTCCTCGTCGGCATCGGGGCGCTCGTCTGGTTCGTACGCCGTCAGCTCAAGCTGCCCGCCCCGCTGCTGGACATGCGGCTCTTCCACCACCGAGGGTTCTCCGGAGCCGTCCTCGCCGACCTGCTGACCATCCTGGGCCTGTCCGGAATCGTCTTCTTCCTCTCCCAGTTCCTGCAACTGGTCCAGGGGCGGGGTCCGCTCGAGGCAGGGCTCGCCGAACTGCCCGCGGCGGTCGGCGCGGTGACAGCGGGGCTGATGGCGGGCAACGTCGCCCGCCGCTTCAGCGTGCGCTCCGTGGTGGCCGGCGGACTGGGGGCCATCGGAGTGTCGCTCGCCGTGGTCACCGTGATCCACAAGGAGACGGGCTATCCGCTGATCGGGGCCCTGCTCCTGGTGGTGGGCGTCGGCGCGGGGTTCGCCTTCACCGTCACCTCCGACGTCATCCTCTCCAGCGTCCCGAAGGAACAGGCGGGCTCGGCCTCCGCGGTCTCCGAGACGGCGTACGAACTCGGCGCCGCCCTCGGGATCGCGCTGCTCGGCTCCATCGTCACCGGCGTCTATCAGGGCTTCGCCACACCCGAGGGCGTTTCGCCCCGTGCCGCCGCCGCCGCTCACGAGTCGCTCGGGGGAGCCGTGGAGATGGCCGACAACCTTCCCTCGCCCCTGGCGGGCGAGCTGGTCACGGCCGCTCAGGAGGCGTTCGTCAACGGGCTGCGGGTGTCGGCGGCGGTCGGCGCCGTCGTGCTGCTCGCGACCGCCGCGGCAGCGTGGTTCCTGTTGCGCAACGAGAAGCTGCAGGAGGGGATCATCGCCGACGAGTGA
- a CDS encoding lysophospholipid acyltransferase family protein → MSRLTVIKAVLGPILRLLFRPQVEGVANIPGTGPVILAGNHLTFIDSMIMPICCDRPVFYIGKDEYVTGKGFKGRLMAWFFTGCGMIPVDRDGGRGGVAALMTGRRVLEEGNAFAIYPEGTRSPDGRLYRGRTGIARLTLMTGAPVVPFAMIGTDKLQPGGAGLPRPGKVTVRFGEPMEFSRYEGMDRDRYVLRAVTDSVMAEVMRLSGQEYVDMYATKAKAA, encoded by the coding sequence TTGTCCCGACTCACGGTCATCAAGGCAGTGCTCGGACCCATCCTGCGCCTGCTCTTCCGGCCACAGGTGGAGGGTGTCGCGAACATCCCCGGGACCGGTCCGGTGATCCTCGCGGGGAACCACCTGACGTTCATCGACTCGATGATCATGCCGATCTGCTGCGACAGGCCGGTGTTCTACATCGGCAAGGACGAGTACGTCACGGGCAAGGGCTTCAAGGGCCGGCTGATGGCCTGGTTCTTCACCGGCTGCGGCATGATCCCCGTGGACCGGGACGGCGGCCGGGGCGGCGTCGCGGCGCTCATGACGGGCCGCCGGGTGCTGGAGGAGGGCAACGCCTTCGCCATCTACCCCGAGGGCACCCGCTCCCCCGACGGCCGCCTCTACCGGGGCCGTACGGGCATCGCCAGGCTGACGCTGATGACGGGTGCCCCGGTCGTGCCCTTCGCGATGATCGGCACCGACAAGCTGCAGCCGGGCGGCGCGGGTCTGCCCCGTCCGGGCAAGGTCACGGTCCGGTTCGGTGAGCCGATGGAGTTCTCCCGGTACGAGGGCATGGACCGCGACCGCTATGTGCTGCGGGCGGTCACGGACTCCGTGATGGCCGAGGTGATGCGTCTGTCCGGCCAGGAGTACGTCGACATGTACGCCACCAAGGCGAAGGCCGCCTGA
- a CDS encoding glycerophosphodiester phosphodiesterase, producing MTERAQTGPGRRTLLGAAVLGSAALGITGTANAAGRGAPDAKGAGHGSFRDLPVPTVIGHRGASGYRPEHTLGSYQLALDMGAHIVEQDLVPTKDGHLVCRHENDITATTDVADHPGFASRRTTKKVDGVSLTGWFTEDFTLAELKTLRAKERIPGTRQKNTLYDGRWEIPTFEEVLRWADKEGRRRGRPVWLYVETKHPTYFRGLGLGLEERVARLLRRYGRHRADSPLILQSFEPGSIQRLSKLVATPRVVLLSGPKERPWDFVEAGDPRTVADLVTPAGLKWIASFAQGIGPTLDLVIPKDASGRLTAPTTLVADAHARGLILHPYTMRNENSFLPADFRRGTDPNAYGDAFGAFRTYFATGIDGVFSDNPDTALLAAADFEGA from the coding sequence ATGACAGAGCGCGCGCAGACGGGTCCCGGGCGGCGGACCCTCCTCGGAGCGGCCGTCCTCGGCTCGGCGGCTCTCGGAATCACCGGAACGGCGAACGCGGCCGGGCGTGGCGCGCCCGACGCCAAGGGCGCGGGCCACGGCTCCTTCCGGGACCTTCCCGTGCCCACGGTCATCGGCCATCGCGGAGCCAGCGGCTACCGCCCCGAGCACACGCTCGGCTCCTACCAGCTGGCGCTCGACATGGGCGCGCACATCGTCGAGCAGGACCTCGTGCCGACCAAGGACGGACACCTCGTCTGCCGCCACGAGAACGACATCACCGCGACCACGGACGTCGCCGACCACCCCGGGTTCGCGAGCCGCAGGACCACCAAGAAGGTGGACGGCGTCTCGCTCACGGGCTGGTTCACCGAGGACTTCACCCTCGCGGAACTGAAGACCCTCCGGGCCAAGGAGCGCATTCCCGGCACCCGGCAGAAGAACACCCTCTACGACGGCCGCTGGGAGATCCCCACGTTCGAGGAGGTCCTGCGCTGGGCCGACAAGGAGGGCCGTCGGCGCGGCCGCCCCGTCTGGCTGTACGTCGAGACCAAGCACCCCACCTACTTCCGCGGACTCGGGCTCGGCCTGGAGGAGCGGGTCGCACGGCTGCTGCGCCGTTACGGCCGGCACCGCGCGGACTCCCCGCTGATCCTGCAGTCCTTCGAGCCGGGCTCCATCCAGCGGCTGTCGAAGCTCGTGGCCACGCCCCGCGTCGTCCTGCTGTCCGGGCCGAAGGAGAGGCCCTGGGACTTCGTGGAGGCGGGCGACCCCCGCACCGTGGCCGATCTGGTGACGCCCGCCGGACTGAAGTGGATCGCGTCCTTCGCCCAGGGCATCGGCCCCACCCTGGACCTGGTCATCCCCAAGGACGCCTCGGGCCGGCTGACCGCCCCGACCACCCTGGTCGCCGACGCGCACGCCCGGGGCCTGATCCTGCACCCGTACACCATGCGCAACGAGAACAGCTTCCTCCCGGCCGACTTCCGGCGGGGTACCGACCCCAACGCCTATGGCGACGCGTTCGGTGCCTTCCGCACGTACTTCGCGACGGGCATCGACGGCGTCTTCTCCGACAACCCGGACACCGCGCTGCTCGCGGCGGCCGACTTCGAGGGCGCCTGA
- a CDS encoding sigma-70 family RNA polymerase sigma factor: protein MTLLDHVSQGQGNERARGRAGRPAATDRAPGEERALVRALHALVRAEATAEAHAAGAEAADLEQAVWLRLLEGRDVRAALADPARWVRAAVRAEARTVRRRVRHERAYAAGESPADWAGCPERIAVGADERRAVRRAVGRLPGRCRRLLEAMLAPHDPTYREIAGELGMSQGSLGPMRSRCLGCLRRMLAAEVVAPELRGMER from the coding sequence ATGACCCTTCTTGATCATGTTTCGCAGGGCCAGGGCAACGAGCGCGCGCGGGGGCGCGCCGGGCGCCCGGCCGCGACGGACCGGGCCCCCGGCGAAGAGCGGGCTCTCGTCCGCGCCCTGCACGCCCTGGTCCGCGCCGAGGCGACGGCCGAGGCGCACGCCGCCGGTGCCGAGGCCGCCGACCTGGAACAGGCGGTGTGGCTGCGCCTGCTGGAGGGCCGGGACGTGAGGGCGGCCCTGGCCGACCCCGCCCGCTGGGTCCGCGCCGCGGTACGGGCGGAGGCACGTACCGTCCGCCGCAGGGTCCGGCACGAACGCGCGTACGCGGCGGGCGAATCCCCCGCGGACTGGGCCGGATGCCCCGAGCGGATCGCGGTGGGTGCCGACGAACGCCGGGCCGTGCGCCGCGCGGTGGGACGACTGCCGGGACGCTGCCGCCGGTTACTCGAGGCGATGCTCGCCCCTCACGATCCGACCTACCGGGAAATCGCAGGGGAGTTGGGTATGTCACAGGGCAGTTTGGGCCCGATGCGTTCCCGATGCCTTGGATGTCTGCGCAGAATGCTCGCGGCGGAGGTTGTAGCTCCTGAACTGCGGGGAATGGAGCGGTAG
- a CDS encoding GNAT family N-acetyltransferase — MGMSVTISAATAQDVEQIFRLQYLCFQSEAELYGNYRIDPLIQTLDSVREEVATDLVYVARLGEEVVGSVRGFTDEDGVGRIGKLCVHPRLRNHGLGTRLLTAAESGLADGRSATRFRLHTGERSEGNLRLYRKAGYARVGGTTGGDGVRLVLLEKDADAPDFVASA; from the coding sequence ATGGGCATGAGTGTGACCATCTCGGCGGCGACGGCGCAGGACGTCGAGCAGATCTTCAGACTCCAGTACCTCTGCTTCCAGAGCGAGGCGGAGCTGTACGGCAACTACCGGATCGATCCCCTCATCCAGACACTCGACTCGGTGCGCGAGGAAGTCGCCACGGATCTCGTGTACGTGGCCCGGCTCGGGGAGGAAGTCGTCGGCTCCGTGCGCGGTTTCACCGACGAGGACGGCGTCGGCCGGATCGGTAAACTCTGCGTCCACCCCAGGCTGCGCAACCACGGGCTCGGCACCCGGCTCCTGACCGCCGCCGAGTCGGGCCTCGCGGACGGACGTTCGGCCACCCGCTTCCGGCTGCACACGGGTGAGCGCAGCGAGGGCAATCTGCGGCTCTACCGCAAGGCGGGGTACGCCCGGGTGGGCGGCACGACCGGAGGGGACGGCGTGCGGCTGGTCCTGCTGGAGAAGGACGCGGACGCGCCCGACTTCGTGGCCAGCGCCTGA
- a CDS encoding methionine ABC transporter ATP-binding protein yields the protein MITTSGLTKVYQSRGRDVTALDGVDLHVREGEVYGVIGQSGAGKSSLIRCVNLLERPTSGTVTVGGQDLTALAGRGRRAGKELRQARSRIGMVFQHFNLLDSRTVRDNVELPLEILGVNGQARTRKALELLDLVGLADKAKAYPGQLSGGQKQRVGIARALAGDPKVLLSDEATSALDPETTRSILQLLRDLNRELGLTVLLITHEMDVVKTVCDSAALMKKGRIVESGTVGDLLATPGSELAHELFPVGGSASGPEQTVVDVTFHGESAARPVISQLSRTYNIDISILGAAMDTVGGKQIGRMRIELPGRFEENVVPIGFLREQGLQAEVVDGDATRAPDRTPAALTKEVAK from the coding sequence GTGATCACCACTTCGGGCCTCACGAAGGTCTACCAGTCACGCGGCCGTGACGTCACCGCCCTGGACGGGGTGGACCTGCACGTCCGCGAGGGCGAGGTCTACGGCGTCATCGGACAGAGTGGCGCCGGCAAGTCCTCCCTCATCCGCTGCGTCAACCTGCTCGAACGCCCCACCTCGGGCACCGTGACCGTCGGCGGCCAGGACCTCACCGCCCTGGCGGGCCGCGGTCGCCGTGCCGGCAAGGAACTCCGCCAGGCCCGCAGCCGCATCGGCATGGTCTTCCAGCACTTCAACCTGCTGGACTCGCGCACCGTGCGGGACAACGTCGAGCTCCCCCTGGAAATTCTCGGGGTCAACGGCCAGGCGCGTACCCGCAAGGCGCTCGAACTCCTCGACCTCGTCGGCCTCGCCGACAAGGCGAAGGCGTACCCCGGTCAGCTCTCCGGCGGGCAGAAGCAGCGTGTCGGCATCGCCCGCGCGCTGGCCGGCGACCCGAAGGTACTGCTCTCCGACGAGGCCACGTCCGCGCTCGACCCCGAGACGACCCGCTCCATCCTGCAGCTCCTGCGCGACCTCAACCGGGAACTCGGTCTCACCGTCCTGCTCATCACGCACGAGATGGACGTCGTCAAGACGGTCTGCGACTCCGCGGCCCTGATGAAGAAGGGCCGCATCGTCGAGTCGGGCACCGTCGGCGACCTGCTGGCCACCCCGGGCTCCGAGCTGGCACACGAACTGTTCCCCGTGGGCGGCTCCGCCTCCGGTCCTGAGCAGACGGTCGTCGACGTCACCTTCCACGGGGAGTCGGCCGCCCGGCCGGTCATCTCGCAGCTCTCGCGCACGTACAACATCGACATCTCGATCCTGGGTGCGGCGATGGACACCGTCGGGGGCAAGCAGATCGGCCGGATGCGCATCGAACTGCCCGGCCGTTTCGAGGAGAACGTCGTACCGATCGGCTTCCTGCGCGAACAGGGCCTCCAGGCCGAGGTCGTGGACGGCGACGCCACCCGCGCCCCCGACCGTACTCCCGCCGCTCTCACGAAGGAGGTGGCGAAGTGA
- a CDS encoding methionine ABC transporter permease: MTWSEMQPLLSQGTIDTLYMVFWSTLVTALGGLPLGILLVLTDKGGLLQNTVVNKVTGVIVNIGRSLPFIILLIALIPFTTWVVGTFIGPSAMIVPLAIGAIPFFARLVETAVREVDHGLVEAVQSMGGSIPTIVRKVLLPQALPSIVSGVTTTVIVLVGYSAMAGAVGGEGLGSKAVTYGFQRFDNQFMLITVALLIVIVTVVQLIGDGAVRLLARRGRTTS; encoded by the coding sequence GTGACCTGGTCCGAAATGCAGCCACTGCTCTCCCAGGGAACCATCGACACGCTCTACATGGTGTTCTGGTCGACCCTCGTCACCGCCCTCGGCGGGCTTCCGCTCGGCATCCTGCTCGTCCTCACCGACAAGGGCGGACTGCTGCAGAACACCGTGGTGAACAAGGTCACCGGCGTGATCGTGAACATCGGCCGCTCGCTGCCCTTCATCATCCTCCTGATCGCCCTGATCCCCTTCACCACCTGGGTCGTCGGCACCTTCATCGGCCCGTCCGCGATGATCGTGCCGCTTGCCATCGGCGCCATCCCCTTCTTCGCGCGGCTCGTCGAGACCGCGGTACGCGAGGTCGACCACGGACTCGTCGAAGCCGTCCAGTCCATGGGCGGATCCATCCCCACCATCGTCCGCAAGGTCCTGCTGCCCCAGGCACTGCCGTCGATCGTCTCCGGTGTCACCACGACCGTGATCGTCCTCGTCGGCTACTCCGCGATGGCCGGCGCGGTCGGCGGCGAAGGGCTGGGCTCCAAGGCCGTCACCTACGGATTCCAGCGCTTCGACAACCAGTTCATGCTCATCACCGTCGCGCTGCTGATCGTCATCGTGACCGTGGTCCAGCTGATCGGCGACGGAGCCGTACGCCTGCTGGCACGCCGGGGACGCACCACCTCCTGA
- a CDS encoding MetQ/NlpA family ABC transporter substrate-binding protein produces the protein MRKNIKLSAAAAVTAALALGLSACGTDSDPSAKGATGADADTSKALVVAASPTPHADILDFVKKNLAEKAGLKLEVKEFTDYVLPNTATENGQVDANFFQHKPYLDDFNKKNKTHIVPVVDVHLEPLGLYSKKVKDLKDLKPGQTVAVPNDTTNEGRALQLLAENGLITVKDGVGTNAKLSDITDKKGLEFKEIEAATVPRALSDVDAAVINGNYAIEAGLQPGKDSLVLEKAEGNPYANLLAVKKGNEKDPRVEKLAKLLNSDEVKKFIEDTYKGSIIPAFGAPAKS, from the coding sequence GTGCGTAAGAACATCAAGCTCTCCGCCGCCGCCGCTGTCACCGCCGCCCTGGCCCTCGGGCTCAGTGCCTGCGGTACCGACTCCGACCCGTCCGCCAAGGGCGCCACGGGTGCTGACGCGGACACCTCCAAGGCCCTCGTCGTCGCCGCGTCCCCGACGCCGCACGCCGACATCCTGGACTTCGTCAAGAAGAACCTGGCGGAGAAGGCCGGACTCAAGCTGGAGGTCAAGGAGTTCACGGACTACGTCCTGCCGAACACCGCCACCGAGAACGGCCAGGTCGACGCCAACTTCTTCCAGCACAAGCCCTACCTGGACGACTTCAACAAGAAGAACAAGACCCACATCGTCCCGGTCGTCGACGTGCACCTCGAGCCCCTCGGCCTCTACTCCAAGAAGGTCAAGGACCTCAAGGACCTCAAGCCCGGCCAGACCGTCGCCGTCCCGAACGACACCACCAACGAGGGCCGCGCGCTCCAGCTCCTCGCCGAGAACGGCCTGATCACCGTCAAGGACGGTGTCGGTACCAACGCGAAGCTCAGTGACATCACGGACAAGAAGGGCCTGGAGTTCAAGGAGATCGAGGCCGCGACCGTCCCCCGCGCCCTGAGTGACGTCGACGCCGCCGTCATCAACGGCAACTACGCGATCGAGGCCGGCCTCCAGCCCGGCAAGGACTCCCTGGTGCTGGAGAAGGCCGAAGGCAACCCGTACGCCAACCTCCTCGCCGTCAAGAAGGGCAACGAGAAGGACCCCCGGGTCGAGAAGCTCGCCAAACTCCTGAACTCCGACGAGGTCAAGAAGTTCATCGAGGACACCTACAAGGGGTCGATCATCCCCGCCTTCGGTGCCCCCGCCAAGTCCTGA
- a CDS encoding GNAT family N-acetyltransferase: MLCLHTVFGMELRMTLTFPSISISTDRLVLRPFDMADVPAYIEMMNDELVTAWTEAPHPYTQTDAERWVRRIAPAERSQGHGIVFAVTEFLTQRLVGSVRLLNTDRRTLATEVRYITAPWARGEGYATESVLALAEWLFRDQGFERIELRTPAGNTASQQVAQKLGCISEGVLRNARIARTATEDGGWTDIRTDLIVWGLLPEDLEGVAEQLAEAGGYGAYQDWN; encoded by the coding sequence ATGCTGTGTCTTCACACGGTCTTCGGCATGGAGCTGCGCATGACTCTCACCTTCCCGTCCATCTCCATCAGCACGGACCGGTTGGTGCTGCGCCCCTTCGACATGGCGGACGTACCCGCGTACATCGAGATGATGAACGACGAACTGGTCACCGCCTGGACCGAGGCACCGCACCCCTACACACAGACCGACGCGGAGCGCTGGGTGCGCAGGATCGCCCCCGCCGAGCGGTCCCAGGGCCACGGCATCGTCTTCGCCGTCACCGAGTTCCTCACGCAGCGCCTGGTCGGATCGGTCCGCCTCCTCAACACGGACCGGCGCACCCTCGCCACCGAGGTCCGCTACATCACGGCTCCCTGGGCGCGCGGCGAGGGATACGCCACGGAATCCGTACTGGCCCTCGCCGAATGGCTCTTCCGGGACCAGGGCTTCGAGCGCATCGAGCTGCGCACCCCCGCCGGGAACACCGCCTCCCAGCAGGTCGCCCAGAAACTGGGCTGCATCAGCGAGGGCGTGCTGCGCAACGCCCGCATAGCCAGGACCGCGACCGAGGACGGCGGCTGGACCGACATCAGGACCGACCTCATCGTCTGGGGGCTCCTGCCGGAGGACCTGGAGGGCGTCGCCGAGCAACTGGCGGAAGCGGGCGGATACGGCGCCTATCAGGACTGGAACTGA